A single genomic interval of Falco cherrug isolate bFalChe1 chromosome 8, bFalChe1.pri, whole genome shotgun sequence harbors:
- the TMBIM1 gene encoding protein lifeguard 3 isoform X1 produces MAQPNAPPPYDDKNPLYPPPPGGYPQPSHYAGGYPQPGGYPAAGGYAQPGGYPAAGGYAQPGGYPQPGMAMPTMPIRFGDSAIGDDSPFQSVDWDDKKVRHTFIRKVYAIISLQLLVTVGIIAVFTFVSPVRSFVQRNVAIYYASYGVFLVTYLVLACCQGPRRRFPWNIILLSIFTLAMGLMTGTIASMYRTNAVLIAMLITAIVAIIVTIFCFQTKVDFTSCPGLFCVLGIVVMVTGIVTAIVLSFKYVPWLHMLYAAIGAIAFTLFLAYDTQLVLGNRKNTLSPEEYVYGALTIYTDIIYIFTFLLQIVGRD; encoded by the exons ATGGCGCAGCCCAACGCACCCCCTCCCTACGACGACAAGAACCCCCTCTACCCCCCACCACCAGGGGGGtacccccagccctcccactaCGCTGGGGGGTACCCGCAGCCTGGGGGATACCCTGCAGCAGGGGGGTATGCACAGCCAGGGGGGTACCCTGCAGCAGGGGGGTATGCACAGCCAGGGGGGTACCCCCAGCCGGGGATGGCCATGCCCACCATGCCTATTCGGTTTG GCGACAGTGCCATCGGGGATGATTCCCCCTTCCAATCGGTTGACTGGGATGACAAGAAAGTCCGGCACACCTTCATCCGCAAG GTCTACGCTATcatctccctgcagctgctggtgacGGTGGGGATCATTGCCGTGTTCACCTTTGT CTCCCCTGTCCGCTCTTTTGTCCAGAGGAACGTTGCCATCTACTATGCCTCGTA TGGTGTGTTCCTGGTGACCTACCTGGTGCTGGCCTGCTGCCAGGGTCCCCG GAGACGCTTCCCCTGGAACATCATCCTGCTGAGCATCTTC ACGCTGGCCATGGGGCTGATGACAGGCACGATCGCCAG CATGTACCGAACCAATGCCGTCCTGATCGCCATGCTCATCACTGCCATTGTGGCCATCATTGTCACCATCTTCTGCTTCCAGACCAAG GTTGATTTTACATCATGTCCTGGGCTCTTCTGCGTGCTGGGCATCGTGGTCATGGTGACTGGGATTGTCACAGCCATCGTCCTCTCCTTCAAATAT GTGCCCTGGCTCCATATGCTGTACGCGGCCATTGGTGCCATTGCCTTCACCCTG TTCCTTGCCTATGACACCCAACTTGTGCTGGGGAACAGGAAGAACACACTGAGCCCCGAGGAGTATGTCTACGGTGCCCTCACTATCTACACTGACATCATCTACATCTTCACGTTCCTCCTGCAGATCGTGGGCCGGGATTAG
- the PNKD gene encoding probable hydrolase PNKD isoform X1, with protein sequence MAAGRGGRHPGDGGAALRVAVAGARGLGAACLRRYLPLRRLARRAAAALMALAGPLLFRVGYSLYARTRLGYLFYQRQVKKARERYPHGHSVPQPCRFPGLKILPIPVLSNNYSYLVIDTGSGRAAVVDPSDPLAVQAAIEEEGVMLEAIFCTHKHWDHSGGNAALCQQHGSCKVYGSALDAIPELTNPLADREKVSVGCLTFEALTTPGHTVGHMVYVLDGGPFGGPPCLFSGDLLFLAGCGRLFEGSPETMLASLDVAVGLGEDTLLWPGHEYALECLTFASLLELDNPALEQKLRWAMQQRQEKRSTCPSTLGEEQTYNPFLRTHRPELQAALGLRQGRGEHPDAFRARVLKEVRQRKDLYKAT encoded by the exons atggccgcggggcgcggggggcggcacCCGGGCGATGGCGGGGCCGCGCTGCGGGTGGCGGTGGCCGGTGcccgcgggctgggggctgcctgcctgcgcCGCTACCTGCCCCTCCGCCGCCtggcccgccgcgccgccgccgccctcaTGGCCCTGGCCGGCCCGCTGCTGTTCCGCGTGGG GTACAGCCTGTACGCCCGCACACGGCTGGGCTACCTCTTCTACCAGCGGCAGGTGAAGAAGGCCCGGGAGCGGTACCCACATGGCCActctgtgccccagccctgccgcttCCCTG GGTTGAAAATCCTGCCCATTCCCGTGCTCTCCAACAACTACAGCTACCTGGTCATTGACACTGGCTCTGGCCGGGCGGCCGTCGTCGACCCCTCAGACCCGCTGGCTGTGCAG GCTGCCATTGAAGAAGAGGGGGTGATGCTGGAGGCCATAttctgcacacacaaacactg GGACCACAGTGGGGGTAATGCAGCACTCTGCCAGCAGCATGGATCCTGCAAGGTATATGGCAGCGCCCTCGATGCCATCCCAGAGCTCACCAA CCCACTTGCAGACCGGGAGAAGGTGAGCGTGGGCTGCCTGACCTTCGAGGCGCTCACCACGCCTGGCCACACTGTGGGCCATATGGTGTACGTGCTGGATGGCGGGCCCTTCGGCGGCCCCCCCTGCCTCTTCTCTGGGGACCTCCTCTTCCTTGCTGGCTGTG GCAGGCTGTTTGAGGGCTCCCCTGAGACCATGCTGGCCTCCCTGGACGTGGCTGTGGGCTTGGGTGAGGACACACTGCTGTGGCCGG GCCATGAGTACGCGCTGGAGTGCCTGACCTTCGCCAGCCTCCTGGAGCTGGACAACCCCGCGCTGGAGCAGAAGCTGCGGTGGGCAATGCAGCAGCGTCAGGAGAAGAGGAGCACG TGCCCCTCCACGCTGGGGGAGGAGCAGACCTACAACCCCTTCCTGCGGACCCACCGGCCGGAGCTGCAGGCGGCGCTGGGGCtgcggcagggcaggggggagcacCCCGACGCCTTCCGTGCCCGTGTCCTCAAGGAGGTGCGGCAGCGCAAGGACCTCTACAAAGCCACCTAG
- the TMBIM1 gene encoding protein lifeguard 3 isoform X2, protein MCWPGACGRLGASMAQPNAPPPYDDKNPLYPPPPGGYPQPSHYAGGYPQPGGYPAAGGYAQPGGYPAAGGYAQPGGYPQPGMAMPTMPIRFGDSAIGDDSPFQSVDWDDKKVRHTFIRKVYAIISLQLLVTVGIIAVFTFVSPVRSFVQRNVAIYYASYGVFLVTYLVLACCQGPRRRFPWNIILLSIFTLAMGLMTGTIASMYRTNAVLIAMLITAIVAIIVTIFCFQTKVDFTSCPGLFCVLGIVVMVTGIVTAIVLSFKYVPWLHMLYAAIGAIAFTLFLAYDTQLVLGNRKNTLSPEEYVYGALTIYTDIIYIFTFLLQIVGRD, encoded by the exons ATGTGCTGGCCAG GTGCCTGTGGGAGACTGGGAGCCAGCATGGCGCAGCCCAACGCACCCCCTCCCTACGACGACAAGAACCCCCTCTACCCCCCACCACCAGGGGGGtacccccagccctcccactaCGCTGGGGGGTACCCGCAGCCTGGGGGATACCCTGCAGCAGGGGGGTATGCACAGCCAGGGGGGTACCCTGCAGCAGGGGGGTATGCACAGCCAGGGGGGTACCCCCAGCCGGGGATGGCCATGCCCACCATGCCTATTCGGTTTG GCGACAGTGCCATCGGGGATGATTCCCCCTTCCAATCGGTTGACTGGGATGACAAGAAAGTCCGGCACACCTTCATCCGCAAG GTCTACGCTATcatctccctgcagctgctggtgacGGTGGGGATCATTGCCGTGTTCACCTTTGT CTCCCCTGTCCGCTCTTTTGTCCAGAGGAACGTTGCCATCTACTATGCCTCGTA TGGTGTGTTCCTGGTGACCTACCTGGTGCTGGCCTGCTGCCAGGGTCCCCG GAGACGCTTCCCCTGGAACATCATCCTGCTGAGCATCTTC ACGCTGGCCATGGGGCTGATGACAGGCACGATCGCCAG CATGTACCGAACCAATGCCGTCCTGATCGCCATGCTCATCACTGCCATTGTGGCCATCATTGTCACCATCTTCTGCTTCCAGACCAAG GTTGATTTTACATCATGTCCTGGGCTCTTCTGCGTGCTGGGCATCGTGGTCATGGTGACTGGGATTGTCACAGCCATCGTCCTCTCCTTCAAATAT GTGCCCTGGCTCCATATGCTGTACGCGGCCATTGGTGCCATTGCCTTCACCCTG TTCCTTGCCTATGACACCCAACTTGTGCTGGGGAACAGGAAGAACACACTGAGCCCCGAGGAGTATGTCTACGGTGCCCTCACTATCTACACTGACATCATCTACATCTTCACGTTCCTCCTGCAGATCGTGGGCCGGGATTAG
- the PNKD gene encoding probable hydrolase PNKD isoform X2 — translation MQRRGRAPARPAMAALLGGLRGLLVAVGPAAGPSRPWASLAPPGTRLFRQSCHRLVGPQASPEPGRSRLPEGVEYIPTRKAKNPMKPVGVAWYSLYARTRLGYLFYQRQVKKARERYPHGHSVPQPCRFPGLKILPIPVLSNNYSYLVIDTGSGRAAVVDPSDPLAVQAAIEEEGVMLEAIFCTHKHWDHSGGNAALCQQHGSCKVYGSALDAIPELTNPLADREKVSVGCLTFEALTTPGHTVGHMVYVLDGGPFGGPPCLFSGDLLFLAGCGRLFEGSPETMLASLDVAVGLGEDTLLWPGHEYALECLTFASLLELDNPALEQKLRWAMQQRQEKRSTCPSTLGEEQTYNPFLRTHRPELQAALGLRQGRGEHPDAFRARVLKEVRQRKDLYKAT, via the exons ATGCAGCGCAGGGGCCGCGCGCCTGCCCGACCCGCCATGGCGGCGTTGCTCGGCGGACTGCGGG ggctgctggtggcGGTAGGACCAGCAGCGGGTCCTTCCAGGCCTTGGGCGTCGCTGGCACCTCCGGGCACACGGCTGTtcaggcagagctgccaccGGCTAGTGGGGCCACAGGCCAGCCCGGAGCCTGGCCGTAGCAGGCTCCCCGAGGGGGTGGAGTACATCCCCACACGCAAGGCCAAGAACCCAATGAAGCCAGTGGGGGTGGCCTG GTACAGCCTGTACGCCCGCACACGGCTGGGCTACCTCTTCTACCAGCGGCAGGTGAAGAAGGCCCGGGAGCGGTACCCACATGGCCActctgtgccccagccctgccgcttCCCTG GGTTGAAAATCCTGCCCATTCCCGTGCTCTCCAACAACTACAGCTACCTGGTCATTGACACTGGCTCTGGCCGGGCGGCCGTCGTCGACCCCTCAGACCCGCTGGCTGTGCAG GCTGCCATTGAAGAAGAGGGGGTGATGCTGGAGGCCATAttctgcacacacaaacactg GGACCACAGTGGGGGTAATGCAGCACTCTGCCAGCAGCATGGATCCTGCAAGGTATATGGCAGCGCCCTCGATGCCATCCCAGAGCTCACCAA CCCACTTGCAGACCGGGAGAAGGTGAGCGTGGGCTGCCTGACCTTCGAGGCGCTCACCACGCCTGGCCACACTGTGGGCCATATGGTGTACGTGCTGGATGGCGGGCCCTTCGGCGGCCCCCCCTGCCTCTTCTCTGGGGACCTCCTCTTCCTTGCTGGCTGTG GCAGGCTGTTTGAGGGCTCCCCTGAGACCATGCTGGCCTCCCTGGACGTGGCTGTGGGCTTGGGTGAGGACACACTGCTGTGGCCGG GCCATGAGTACGCGCTGGAGTGCCTGACCTTCGCCAGCCTCCTGGAGCTGGACAACCCCGCGCTGGAGCAGAAGCTGCGGTGGGCAATGCAGCAGCGTCAGGAGAAGAGGAGCACG TGCCCCTCCACGCTGGGGGAGGAGCAGACCTACAACCCCTTCCTGCGGACCCACCGGCCGGAGCTGCAGGCGGCGCTGGGGCtgcggcagggcaggggggagcacCCCGACGCCTTCCGTGCCCGTGTCCTCAAGGAGGTGCGGCAGCGCAAGGACCTCTACAAAGCCACCTAG
- the CATIP gene encoding ciliogenesis-associated TTC17-interacting protein yields MEPPRECRQETPAIREAAAEFLSLIGPEELERCLFAETLAVVAAEGQAAGQRWAAARWAPYEREGAPARRCLLVQAGSRSRRHGVPASSTLKAYVTLQLETLEQEEQERLELRAHPIVRRTHMVSHQHGMTVTKNFQEGKAEPHCWSFSYSWAELQGLVLEGANLLLLRVMACRQIVPPGLVFPTIDTEGHLCTSSYCPLGIQQQAVGSAEAEVFVIKRAVHTSTGVSTIWHSSFLPSGRLARMEQVGCPMLVLLQDESVLGKTDGVEPQPPFPKQPLDWEEDIQLWSWFMDRKEELQASHAAYVQQHPELRALLSDFLQALLLQQPCDPISFAAQFFAHQQRPRTPFTSTGAASPSPPPHRPLANRE; encoded by the exons ATGGAGCCCCCCCGCGAGTGCCGGCAGGAGACCCCAGCCATCAGGGAGGCAGCCGCCGAGTTCCTGAGCCTCATCG GGCCGGAGGAGCTGGAGCGCTGCCTGTTCGCCGAGACGCTGGCGGTGGTGGCCGCGGAGGGACAGGCGGCGGGGCAGCGGTGGGCGGCAGCCCGGTGGGCGCCCTACGAGCGGGAGGGCGCGCCGGCACGGCGCTGCCTGCTGGTGCAGGCCGGCTCCCGCAGCAGGCGGCACGGCGTGCCCGCCTCCAGCACGCTCAAAG CCTATGTGACCCTGCAGCTGGAGAccctggagcaggaggagcaggagcgcCTGGAG CTCAGAGCACACCCCATAGTGAGAAGGACCCACATGGTGAGCCACCAGCATGGGATGACTGTCACAAAGAACTTCCAGGAAGGAaag GCAGAGCCACACTGCTGGAGCTTCTCCTACAGCTGGGCCgagctgcaggggctggtgctggagggggccaacctgctgctgctgcgggtgATGGCGTGCCGACAGATAGTGCCTCCTGGTCTCGTCTTCCCGACCATTGACACCGAGGGCCACCTCTGCACCTCCAGCTAC tgccccctgggcatccagcagcaggcagtgggCTCAGCGGAGGCAGAGGTGTTTGTGATCAAGCGAGCTGTGCACACCAGCACTGGCGTCTCCACCATCTGGCACAGCAGCTTCCTCCCCAGCGG gcGTTTGGCCCGGATGGAGCAGGTCGGCTGCCCGATGCTGGTGCTTCTGCAAGATGAGTCTGTCCTTGGCAAGACAG aTGGGGTCGAGCCTcagccccccttccccaaacaGCCCCTGGACTGGGAGGAGGACATCCAGCTCTGGTCCTGGTTCATGGACAGGAAG GAGGAGCTGCAAGCGTCCCATGCCGCCTATGTCCAGCAGCACCCCGAGCTCCGGGCGCTGCTGTCTGACTTCCTCCAggccctgctcctccagcagccctgtgaCCCCATCTCCTTCGCTGCCCAATTCTTCGCCCACCAGCAGCGCCCCAGGACCCCCTTCACCTCTactggggctgccagccccagccccccacctcACCGCCCCCTGGCTAACAGGGAATAA